The following coding sequences are from one Prochlorococcus sp. MIT 1314 window:
- a CDS encoding NAD-dependent epimerase/dehydratase family protein, giving the protein MSYKQKRFLVTGAAGFIGAELAIELIKGGHFVIGIDNLNNYYDQNLKKSRLSRIEESSKKFSGSFIFFELNITDYNSIKKLFEKYSPEIVVHLAAQAGVRYSIINPGSYIESNLVGFANILELCRWFSISNFVYASSSSVYGGNTNLPFVENQSVDHPVSLYAATKKSNEMMAHAYSHLYGIPSTGLRFFTVYGPWGRPDMAPMIFANSILKREPIKIFNNGNMKRDFTFISDIVEGLKKCCFKPATTNNSFKTECPDSSTSFAPHRVFNIGNSKPVKLMHFIDLLENALGKKAIKEFHPLQQGDVVATAADTKRLFDWIGFTPTTNLEEGIVKFAKWYKNFYSE; this is encoded by the coding sequence ATGAGTTATAAACAGAAAAGATTTTTAGTAACTGGAGCCGCTGGATTTATTGGAGCAGAATTAGCGATTGAATTAATTAAGGGAGGTCACTTTGTAATCGGAATTGATAATTTAAATAATTACTATGATCAAAATTTAAAGAAATCAAGATTATCAAGGATTGAAGAATCTTCGAAAAAATTTTCAGGATCCTTTATTTTTTTTGAATTAAATATTACTGACTATAATTCTATAAAAAAGCTTTTTGAGAAATATAGTCCAGAAATCGTAGTACATCTTGCTGCACAAGCCGGGGTTAGATATTCAATAATAAATCCAGGTTCTTACATAGAATCAAATTTAGTAGGATTTGCAAATATACTTGAATTATGTAGGTGGTTCTCAATTTCAAATTTTGTTTATGCTTCTAGTAGTTCAGTTTATGGAGGGAATACAAATTTACCATTTGTTGAGAATCAATCTGTAGATCACCCTGTAAGTTTATATGCGGCGACAAAAAAATCAAATGAAATGATGGCTCACGCATATAGTCATCTTTATGGAATACCATCTACAGGGTTAAGGTTCTTTACAGTTTATGGACCCTGGGGAAGACCAGATATGGCCCCAATGATTTTTGCTAACTCTATTTTAAAAAGAGAACCCATTAAAATATTTAATAATGGCAATATGAAGAGAGACTTTACTTTTATAAGTGATATTGTAGAAGGTTTAAAAAAATGCTGTTTCAAACCTGCGACAACAAATAATTCTTTTAAAACCGAATGCCCAGATTCTTCAACATCATTTGCTCCTCACAGGGTTTTTAATATAGGCAATAGTAAGCCAGTGAAATTAATGCACTTTATTGATTTGTTGGAAAATGCATTGGGTAAAAAAGCTATAAAAGAATTTCACCCATTGCAACAAGGTGATGTAGTTGCGACAGCAGCAGATACCAAAAGATTATTTGATTGGATAGGGTTTACTCCAACCACTAATCTTGAAGAAGGTATTGTTAAATTTGCTAAATGGTATAAAAATTTTTACTCTGAATAA
- a CDS encoding glycosyltransferase family 2 protein, protein MLEIDLIYINFFSFKDTLKSINSLKVLLLKEKVNINIFIRDNSFCYTSIDEINNFQKEVNNLSSQYFNIKYIPSKKNDGFASACNFAASQSFSEILLFINCDTDFSNTKKEDLFNHLKYIKNKKYNVAISAPKIYSEDGFIHNSYFSFAPASILFKPISHLKKIGKVYRLIFNNKYIKNYKSVIYQSPSKDEPVLVDWLSGCCLFVSREFFESIGGFDERYFLYFEDVDLCRQARESKKNVLYDPKLSVIHKGRFQSSQTNGILKSIFFNKTARLHIISWILYIYKWRKDFILMLLSKMIFTNGKFKYLYNINNFSKFEFLKSD, encoded by the coding sequence ATGTTAGAGATTGATTTAATTTATATAAATTTCTTTAGCTTTAAAGATACACTTAAGAGCATAAATTCTTTAAAAGTTCTTTTATTAAAGGAAAAAGTTAATATAAATATTTTTATAAGAGATAATTCTTTTTGTTACACTTCAATTGATGAAATAAATAATTTTCAAAAGGAAGTTAATAATTTAAGTTCACAATATTTTAATATTAAGTATATTCCATCAAAAAAAAATGATGGATTTGCATCTGCTTGTAACTTCGCTGCGTCACAATCGTTTTCTGAAATATTATTATTTATAAATTGCGATACTGATTTTTCTAATACTAAAAAAGAGGATTTGTTTAATCATTTGAAATATATAAAAAACAAAAAATATAATGTTGCCATTAGTGCCCCAAAAATATACTCAGAAGATGGTTTTATTCATAATTCCTATTTTAGCTTTGCACCTGCTTCAATCCTTTTCAAACCAATAAGTCACTTAAAAAAGATTGGAAAAGTTTATAGATTAATTTTTAATAATAAATATATTAAAAATTATAAAAGCGTAATTTATCAATCGCCTTCTAAAGATGAGCCGGTTTTAGTAGATTGGTTATCTGGATGTTGTTTATTTGTTTCAAGAGAATTTTTTGAATCTATTGGTGGATTTGATGAAAGGTATTTCTTATATTTTGAAGATGTTGATTTGTGTAGGCAGGCCAGAGAATCAAAAAAAAATGTTTTATACGATCCTAAATTGTCAGTAATACATAAAGGTAGGTTTCAGTCATCGCAAACTAATGGTATTTTAAAATCAATTTTTTTCAATAAAACGGCTAGATTACATATTATTTCATGGATTTTATATATTTATAAATGGCGTAAAGACTTTATTTTAATGCTATTATCAAAAATGATTTTTACAAATGGCAAATTTAAATATCTTTATAATATAAATAATTTTTCTAAATTTGAATTTCTTAAATCAGATTAA